Part of the Melopsittacus undulatus isolate bMelUnd1 chromosome 7, bMelUnd1.mat.Z, whole genome shotgun sequence genome is shown below.
GCCATTGATTTACAGCACCCCTCTTTAGAGGGAAAGGTGACAGATCCTCACATCATTCAACCAGCCCAattctgctcctgcaggaatTTCACCTGTCTTCACCCTGTACCAATGTGGTGCACTTGGGAACTCCTATCCCAGCAGAAAGCCTTTAACCCCAACCATGATACTCTATAATAGAAATGCAAGATCTCAGCCTCTACGTGAAATAGAACCTAAAAGTACTTACGTGGGAATCCTATTGATCTCCTGGAAACGCTCCATCATGTTCCTGttcaaaagaaaccaaaacagtcACTAAAAAACCCTCACACACCATAAACCACAGGAAGAGACAGATACTGGATCTCCTGGATGAGACAAGCCCCTGCTGAGACACAGGCAAACTCAATGTCATGAAACAACCTTCCCCACAGATCTGAAACACCCCCCATGCTGTGTTTTCGCAGATGCAGTGTGTGCCAGCTACCAGCATTGATGGCTTTAACACAAAATATCTTAACTCTAACATTAGTGCCAGAGAAAATAGCAAGTGTAGCTGATGGGAAGCTTAAAGTATGATGTATTTTTAGAAGGGTACTTGCCAAACCTTTGTTTCAAATGGATCAGTGCAAAGAGAACATCTGTGtttaacagaaaacagctcAGAACCTTCAATTGGAAGCTAGTTATTTCAACCAGCATTTCAAGCTGAGAGCAGGCAGGACAGCAAATTCTAGTTCTAAATGTAGGTCTAATGAGGgttcattttaattaaagattTAATTAAACTCTGATTAATCTCTTGAGCAGTTTGAATTTCAAAGGGCTCTGGAAGTTATCAAATGGGAAGCTGCAGACAGTCAGCAAGGCTTAGTGAAGTGATAAACCCCACCTTGCCATAAGTAGCTGTGAGATGCTCTAAGCCAGCTGCTGCATTAACTTCTAACCCGTTTCTAAGACAGACAACTGTAACCTGGTGCCAAGAATGAACAATAAAGTTAAGgaacccccccacacacacattcCCAGCAGGATTTATCCCCTTTTTTGCCTGCACCAGCATTCAAGGCAATGGATTTTTGTGATTAAGCCTTGAGTTACAGGGTCAGCAACCAAAtgctcacagcagcatcacacGTACCAAGCATCCTGGGTCCTGCCAGCCCTGGCAAACAGGAGAGCAATGCAGCCCAGCGTGCTGCCTGTCCACTGTAACTGGACCTGCTCCTTCCCACTCTGCTCGTGCACAGCTTTGATGTCTTCAGCACACTTGGCAAACGCCTGCTGGATCTGTGGAAAGATTGTGCCATTATCCCAAACCCTCTGGAATTAACATCCCCTCTTCACTGCAATTCCTCTTACAGGTTTGTGGTTTAAATGTGTCCATTAACAAAGGTTATTCCTCACAAAAAGATGCTCACTTCAGCCCGCTCCAAGATGGCTTTGCAGGTACTTGAGGGCTCTGCAGTACATACAGGCCTTTAACCCCCCTCAGCTTGAGGTGCCAGTTACTGCAACAACATCTCTGGCACAAATCCCTGAATTTGCCACATGCTTCCAACAAGGATGTGGCTGGCTGGGCTGGATTGCTCTTCCAAACCCAGGTAAGGATGTGATCCTCTTCTGTGTTAATGGGAGGTTATTCCTGGAAGTTGAAGGCAATTCAAAGGGCTTAGCATGCCTGGATGAGCTCACATAGATCTGGAAATTTGGAATGGCATATGCACTGGAACTGTAACTAAAGCTGACCAGGAGAATAAATGAGCACTTAAGTACAGACTATATGCTGCACAAAGAAATGGAGAGAGAGCTCTAATCTTTCCACAGTCTCtttactggttttggctggagaAGTGTTAATCTTCTTCACAGTAGTCAGTAGGGGGCTGTTTTGGACATATGCTGAAAACAGTGGTGATAtgcagggatgttttagttactgctgagcagtgcttccaCAGAGTaaaggctgggggtgcacaaggaatTGGGAGTGGACAcaaccaggacagctgaccccaactgacccaagggatattccacatcatatggcatcatgctcacCATATGAAGctaaaggaggaagaaggacgGGAGGGATGTTCACactgatggtgtttgtcttcttGAGTAACcattacatgtgatggagccctgctgtcctggggatggctgaactgcctgcctgcccatggggaGTGGTGAATGAATCCCTTGTTCTGCATTGCTTGCTCAGAGACAGTTTTTGCTTTCCTCatcaaactgtctttatctcaacccaggaGTTTTTGCACTTTACCCTTATTCTCCCCACCATCCCACTGGGGAGGCAAgaacaagtggctgtgtggtgctttgCTGTAtatgggcttaaaccacgacagcttcCTTACCTCATCAGggtgctgctccctgctcatCAAAGACAAGAGCTCTTCCAGCAGTTCTGGTCTCCTGCTAAACCCCATCTGTTTTATATCTGTTAGAGAAAGGCAACAGTTGGTATGTGTGGCTGATACCTCTGCTCCCAACTCCAGGTATTAAGCTCAGCCTAATAAATACCATTTTAGAAAGCATTCTCTGACTGAGCAGGTCCTGCGTTAGTTCCCTTTCCCCTCATTATCATGCCCTGAAGGTCCTGTGCATCAGGTACATGAACCAAAAGGATTTCCTCTGCCAACCTGCAGATTCCTGGGTGCCAGGCTGACTGCTCCCCTTGCTAACAGCATTCAAGGTGCCCAGCCAGCCCATGGCACAGAACAGGGAATGTAACAGCACATAGAGCACTGTCGATAATACGAAGCAGTTACAGGTCTTAAGTGGGAACACAGACCTGAACTGCTGCTGGATAGCGAGACCCATGACTCTCAGTGGCCAGACACCTTCACCACTGTCTGCTTCCTCTGAAGACCAAGTGGTGACTTGTATTCTTTTATAGAGCAAACCAAGTACTGAGACTTGACCCCATCTGCAGAGGGTCCAGATGATTAGAAACCATAAGCAAAGCAGTGCTATAAAATTCTACTTATAAAACTGTATCACACTGATTCTGCCTATAGAAATCCTGTGCTATTCTGCTTATAAATCTATGCTAATCATAAAAACctgttaagaaaataaagctttaattGTACTACAAATCAGTGCTGTCATCATTCTGCCCAGGATCCCTAAAGGAACCCGTCTGTCCCCTCTGGGTGACAATAAGGTACCTTCTGTGTGCTAAAGCCTGTATCTGCATTCTTGTCTCCTTAAGGGGTAAAGAACAGGTCAGTAGTTTAAATGAGTTAACCATGGGCTGCTGGTTAATGTGTTGCTCTCTGGTAAGCACTGTTTTCTGTGGGTggatttttagcaaagaatgGCCATGTTCCCAAGTCAACAAGTGCCTATGTGGAGCTCGACATGAACCGAGAATGGAGAAGGATGTGGGTAAGGAGGCAAGAGTAAGGGTGCgagcaagataagaagaaactggaatgtgctAAGATACAAAACAGTGAACTGCTAGCAAGCTTTAAAGGTTAGGTTCCCATGCTCTTATTTGACCAACTGTATACTAGTTGCTGCGTGCTACAGGAATATGTATTGAATCATAATACACCAAGTTATTGCAAGTAGATGCAGGtaacagtataaaaaggatagaCGCTTTGTAATAAATAGCTTGCCTGATCAGTTTTCCAAGACACTGACATTTAACTATGACACAGCCACACTGGTAGTCTCTCCAGGCCCAAACATGGGTTCTGCCTTTCTCTACCACAACAGCCCCACCACTGCACTAAGAAATAACATCCCTCATGCCAAAGCACCTGACGGTGGCTATTCTGAGCAGCAGGAAGTCCCCCAAGTACCTCCCACCGGGGGATAAAAGCTCCTGACTTGTATCAGGCAAGCTGCCTCCATAGCCATGTGGTTAACACTAACCTTCCCAGACTGAAGGGATCCTTTCCAAGCAGTTGGCTGCATCCAGTGCTTGAAGGAGTCCCAATATATTTTTGGGATTTGGATAGAAGACCTGATGAAGCAAGAGAATTGTTTCAGTAAGCTGTAACTGTTCCACTTCTCCACACCAAAGCTCTGAAGCTTACCCTGACACACACTTACCGAACAGGACATTTCTTTGTACCATTTCAACACGACATCAATTTGTTCCATCATGCACAACAAGGAGAAGAATTTTGACCTAGAGGAGGGGAGAAATGTTCTAATTCAGTTCGGATTAGCTCAACCAAACCATACAGAAGCATCAGCAAACAATGGTGTTCCTCTCAGGTTTGTATGTGGATCAGGAAGACCTCACTGTATCACTGCAATGCTCCATACAGTTAAATAAGCACAGCATTTTTATGAGAGGACATAACACTGACACTAGGCAGTTGGCAGGATTAACCAGAAGTTAGAGCACTGCATTTAAAACCTCAAAAGAACGCAATCTCCCCACCTGAATCTATCTCAAATACAGCCTCCAGTTAAGAGCCACTTGAAGAGGTGAACTAAACTAACCTTGTTACTTGTACAGGTTCACAATACACACTTGGGACCCTGACCCAATGCACTGACTAGGAAAATGTCCCTACACCAAGAAATTAAATTTCCCTTGGTTTATTTCCAGGCTAAATAAGGTGCAGTCGTCTCAATTATCCACCTCTGAAACTGCATCTTGCTTTCATGATCATTTTCACCaatttcaaggccaggttggacacaggggcttggagcaagcagcTCCAAtggaaggtttccctgcccatggcagggggttggaactggatgagctttaaggctccttccaacacaaaccattcagtgattcttACGATGACCCTATCAATTTACAGGAGCATCTCTGGTTCCAGTGCCTTAACAGGTTTCTCTTCAAATCAGCATGCTCCAGGTACTTATGTTCAGTGACTGCAGCACTTAATGACACTGGTGGAGATACTTTAGATGCCATGATTACAGTATCAAATTGTGGGACTACATGGGAATTTCATGCCTAAATACACCTGCTGTGCTGCAACTTCTCTCAACACCACCATGCAGAGAGCTAGGTCTGACCTGTATGCTGTTTTGGTGTTACCTCCTAAGCTGCCATCTTAAGTGGACAACAGGACTGAAGAAACCACAACTGGTCGGTATAGTTGTTGGTTATTGAGCTAAACTGATGCTTCAAGGCAGTACCTAAGATAAACCCTAAGCTATCACTGTTCTTAAGAGGGACCTAATTCCCAAACTGCACATACAATAACCAGTGTTCACCAAAGCACTCTCTGCAATGTTTGAATCCTGGTTTGTATTCGAACGGACACCACTACACAAGACTCGCTATCAGCTGCACTTCACTCACCAGTAGATATTTAACTGCTCCATGCTCAAGAATTTCCAGTTATCTCCCTTCTCCATGGCCTTGTTTAACCGATAGGCAAGCTTGATGTCCTTAAGATCACAGCACTGTAATGAAACAGTTTGATTCTGGTTACAAATCCAATACTTAATACATCCCTCTGAGACTTGTGAAGTATGAAGAGTAATGAGCTGATGGCAAACATTTCTAACAGGATGAATGCAATGACTGCCCAGAATTCTGTTTAACTGAGACAAATGTGTGGCTGTCCCAGTGGGTGAAAGCTTTCTGACTTAAACTGACACCTTCTGGTGCTGAGACTGTTCAACTGCTGCAGTATCACTAGAACAGGAGGAAGGGCACAGTGGACAAAGACTTATGTAGCCATTTCCAACAAGAGACACATCTCACAAGCATGCAAGTTACCAGAGTAGCAGGTATCGAGCAAAGAACTGCAGAATCATGCAGGTAAGTTACAGGAGCTGATGAGCACAGGTGAAAAAGGGAGATACTGAGAGCTAGATCTCGTATGACAGACTGGAAAACTCACAGGCAAGTCTTAGCTGGAGGGCTCAAAGGAATTCTGACTGCAGCGACAAGGCACTTACCACTTGCATTGCAGTGTTAAAAAAGTtggctgaaaggaagaaaacgGAATCTGTGAGCTTCCAACTTTGAATGACACAAACAGCAGCTCATTAACCCAGCCTCCCACAGGACAGGCAACACATTCACTTAGAAAGCTAATTTGTAGCTCTGCTTGGTGAAGACTTCATATGTAAAGACTCTGGTGTGGCCTGAGTTTTGCTAGCCAGTGTTGTGAGGCAACTGTAGTGCATGCCTTTGGATACAGATTTAAGCAGAGGGTCTGTTTGACTTTAGGTTTACAAAAGCTACATCCTCTTGTTTGCTGCAAGACAGCATTATATGCCTAACATACAGGCTACAAAAAAGGCAGCCACATCACTGACCTTCTCCATTTCCTCCAGTGGAAAAGAGCATGTGCTGCTCATGGACATCTGGAACATCCCAGAGCTGCCCCAGAACACACAACTGCCCCCTGAAAATGTCTCTTTCCCATTTCATGACACTGGTTTCTGTCAGTGAcattgcaaagcagcacagagacTGATGCTGCTTGAGGGAGGCAAAGAAAGCTACAGtggaagaacagaaattatCCTGCCCAGCATCTCATTCCATTTGTGTGGTGAGAATCTTGAATAGGAAACAAGAACACTGGATGCTAGAGACTGAAACAATGGCTGCCTGTGGGTATCAAAATGGGGGCAACTTACTTAAAGCCATTAGGTACAATACACCCCCCTTTCCCTTGCAAGATGTAATAAATTAACTTAATGCAAGCTTAATCAATGCAGATAGCGAGATAATATTGAAGTCCCTACCGTCATCAGGGTCCTGAGCAGTGAAGCTCCTCTTTTCAACATCATCTAGCACCTCAGAGATGATACCTGACGGATGAAGTTCAACTGTGGAACAAGAGACAAGCAACATCATATCTCAGTTGTGCCAGACACTGCATCAATGAAGAGCATCAGCCTGCAAATGTAATATGGAACTAGGAACAAGCAACATCACTTCAAACAAGTGTCATGATTCTCATGGTGCTCCACAttagctgcaattttatttgCTCCAAAATTTGCTCTACTATTGCTAGATTTCCACAGCATAATAGGGCATCAAAGCATGTGTTGTAGTCAGATCCAGCCTCCTCAGAGACCAAGCAACATCTGTAGCTTTAGCAATTTGTGGCCACAAAAGGAAACAGGCTCTTTCCAGAGCTGTCTAAGACTAAAGAGAAGGACTCTTCCCTCTCTGTAAGgttataaaatcataaaatcatagaatagtttaggttggaagggaccttcaaagttcatctagttcaaaTCCCCTCTGATGAGCAGCATTACGACCCTCTATAGCTTCTTCACCCAAGTAGAATCAGACTGCATGGGTAACACTGGGATTGCAAGGATAGGAAGTTGCCTTGTCACCTATAAATCAACAGCCTTCACCCATCATATCTGGAAAGCATTTAAAGCAGATCTTTAACAGGACATGTTCATGAACTAGTTGACAATGCACGTACCGCCTCTATAAAACATGAAGAGAAGATGCTCATACGTCGCAAGGCTAGGCTCTGGAAAGCAAAAACACTGAAGTTACTTCAACATTCTTGGCTAAGCTTTATGCCTAAGCAGCATGCATAAATTTACTGTAATTTCTACAGTACTACAATAAGGACCCAGCTGATGAAGACCCTATGGGCCACAATACACCTTAAGTAGCTAGAAGTAAATGTCATTATAAACATGCTCCTAACTACAGCACCAAAATGCTTCATTATTTGACCTAAGAGGCTAAGTGCACCCACTGTATTGCAACTGCTAATCAGTAAGGACTGAAGATGATGATTCAGTTTGAAATCCACAGGCACTGGCTTCCTGAGTGGCCACAGCTTAGTACTTATCTTTGTATCTCAGTTCTCTTGCACAAGGAAACAAATAGTGAAGTTGAGAACACAGGGAGAAATGCTTCTTCCACACTTTCTCCCTGCAACTAGGAATCACTGTAACTTATATCAACTATTCTGGAGGTGGCATTGGAATGTAATAACCATCCTGGTTCTCTTACCTATATCAAGTGCTTCCATTTCCTTTATTACCAATAACGACATGTTTCTGCCTAGACCACCACATCTTCTCAGGGTCTTCAGGACAGCATTAAAAGTTAGCAGATTTGGCTGCACTTCCTGTTGAGCCATGTGATTCAGGAAGTCCTTAAAGAAGAATCCCCAAATCCTTAGTGCTTTGCATGCTATAGGTCACAGTTCAGCTGACAGGTATACACTCATTTCCTCAAGCTAATCTTTCTCACCCCCTTCAAGTGAAAGTACTCCCTTAATAAATGATCAAGTGGAATCaatctaatttttaattaatttaaccAAAAATCaagaatataaaattacatCAGATCAGGCCTTGGAGATTTGTGTGTCATCAAGGAAATTCTTAAACTTACAAACTGTTTTTCCTTACTGATGTTATGGCATTAAAACTGGAGGCTCTCATGTTACCCCTCAAAATTCCACCTCCATCTCAACCACCACGAATTACAATTCCAAGAGGTTTTATCTcaactgttttgtttggttttatctcCCAGCGTAATTTCCCCATTGCTTTCTGTCCAGGCAGTTCTTGGATCAGGTATGTTATCACAAGGCAAACCATTCTGCAAGGGTAAGGTTGGATTTTGCACATTTTCCACTCCTCAATAGCTAGTTCCTATGTTTAAATGAGTGGACTTCATTTGCAGCAGACATCAGTATCTTTGTACAAAGCTCTTGGTTTTAGTACTCTTAACTGCAAAATTCTACTGATAGAGCAGACCCAGCCCCTACACTCTCACCCCTTTCCCACCCCTTTTGCTCTTCTGCCTTACCTTGGCTAACTCCCATTTTTCCGAGAACCTGTCCTTCAGGTGCGGGACTGCTGAAATCAGTGCGTTGAAGGTGTGCACATCAGCTGGGAAGTGTAAGATGATTCATTTTAGCTGACAGTTATATTCTACAGAGAACAGCTGGTGCTGACATGGCTCAGTTTTTGGCGAAGTCTCATGCAAACCTGGTTCCAGAGAGCCAGCCACATGCCAGCTGCACTGGAACAAACAGCTTGCATTCAGCTCCCATGATCCAGCTGAGGTCCGTACCCCTGCGCCAATCATCACTGCCATGAAGCAAACACTCATGTACCCACCAGCGGGTTCCTGTTACTTAGAAGACTACAAAGTAAAACAGACACTTACCCTTGTGTCTTTCATTCAGCAAGTCTATGTACATGTCATAAGCTTTAACAAAGGCCCCATGCtgcaaaaaaaccaacaaaaatagaGTCTCTGTGACTGTGTGAGATTCCACAAGCTGAAAAAAGCCCTCCCACCACTGAAGGATAACTTTACCTTCACCATCCCACGGATCATTGTGCAATAGGAGTGTGCATTCCTCTCTGGCATTATCTTGAATATCCTTTCAGCATTGTTGTTCTCCCTAGAATCAAGGAACAAGCTGAATGGTTAAAGAATTCAATAAAGGATACCTTTAGAAAAAGGATTCAGCACGCAAAACACAAAGTAATGGGCTGTACACCCAAGGCCTCACATTCAAATATATTACTTGTGATACTTCGAGCTAGTCTACAATCACTTATTCAATCTCCATCAGTACTTTAAAAGGTTAGAGATGTATATAGCAAGTAATATCCGCCAGTATGGGCTGCCAAAATGTGTTGGAAGTCTGTTTTATAACAATGCATGTGCACAAACCACTGAATATGGGAATATTGGTATTATTTTCTATACCTCCATCTAGGGCCAGATGACTGTAAACCTCTTTGGAATTGTCTCTTTGGAGCCTTCTGTTCTGAAGCGTTCACCTGGAGAGATTTTGGCAGAAATAAGTTTCTTAGAGGTCAAAGTTACAATTCAACATCAAATGCTGTGATTTGGGAACAACACAGGTTATAATTCTCAGGAAGCAGTAATTAGATTAATATTTATGTTATTAAACACACTAAAAGGTAAATTGTAAGTATTTGTGGAGTTGGTAGGAATCACTAGACTATAGTAAATACTCTGCAACTCTCTTTCTCCCTCAACAGTCTTCCTAGGGACATATTGTGCAATACATCTACTACTGCACCCTGTGACCTGATGCTTTTAAGACTACATCAGGAGCCTAAACTTCACTGAAATCTAGTTAATGTGGTTCAGactggaagaaaattaacttgtGATCTGCACTAGAGGTCTTCTTTGCAGACAACTATAAAAACAAGTACAGCAGGACTAAGCCAAGACAGGGTTCCAGTCACTAAGTTCAGCTTTATGGAAACTACTTTTGCTATGAGGTCAAACACTGGATTTTTATAACTGCTGTATCTCTTGA
Proteins encoded:
- the PTCD3 gene encoding small ribosomal subunit protein mS39, with amino-acid sequence MAARRMGGSSWQRMLSLSRRCCVLGWRKECYRCSSSSTALGKTADNAEVAQEEIVLPRRKTWDKLAVLQTLASTVKRDPTAAHYMFPDDPYLMPKNAANFRLFALSKESGKNAARFIIQQFPQYFDKISGEPPVTCFVPEILTPQIEGVSEEALKERIHLRRVKESVDLFDQLVQAGTPISLETTNSLLDLLCFYGDGESTQEKEEEAKKEEVKEDLEEPEVNASEQKAPKRQFQRGLQSSGPRWRENNNAERIFKIMPERNAHSYCTMIRGMVKHGAFVKAYDMYIDLLNERHKADVHTFNALISAVPHLKDRFSEKWELAKDFLNHMAQQEVQPNLLTFNAVLKTLRRCGGLGRNMSLLVIKEMEALDIEPSLATYEHLLFMFYRGVELHPSGIISEVLDDVEKRSFTAQDPDDANFFNTAMQVCCDLKDIKLAYRLNKAMEKGDNWKFLSMEQLNIYWSKFFSLLCMMEQIDVVLKWYKEMSCSVFYPNPKNILGLLQALDAANCLERIPSVWEDIKQMGFSRRPELLEELLSLMSREQHPDEIQQAFAKCAEDIKAVHEQSGKEQVQLQWTGSTLGCIALLFARAGRTQDAWNMMERFQEINRIPTDQVLDGFWNCAKQTNSPDEAIKLVKLAASLGLPASQRLKSRTEKEFELSEKQKKTLESIQLDSDSDSDSDSDRE